In one window of Helianthus annuus cultivar XRQ/B chromosome 17, HanXRQr2.0-SUNRISE, whole genome shotgun sequence DNA:
- the LOC110923371 gene encoding vesicle-associated protein 1-2 — translation MGAKLLEINATAITFICEVKKQSTSSVHLSNISDEYVAFKVKTTSPKRFCVRPNSGIISPKSACEFTVTMQGLRSPPSEVECKDKFLIQSTVVDAATKEEDVTLELFSKRSGKYVEEKKLRVVLVGKEDSSSEEHRNEVSGKEPSNKSSVKEENVVKNEKRGKEQSNESSVKEENAMKKEKLGKEQSSESSIKEENAVKNEKLGKEQQNEPSVKKESAVKTKALGKEPSNESSVKEENVVKTKALGKEPSNESSTKEENAVKKDENALQPHTQNEDSREVKDGLTTKNLKASGDLDGNEENLSKNLKSDPVKVVKEDPERKLRLCNQLKELKLKETALENQLKEAKSTISSLTCQNSIMIEAKESLKLELARRSKKGYPFAFVCIVSLIGLISGYISDP, via the exons ATGGGTGCAAAATTATTGGAAATTAATGCTACAGCAATCACGTTCATAT GTGAGGTGAAGAAACAAAGTACATCTTCAGTTCACCTCTCTAATATATCTGATGAATATGTTGCTTTTAAG GTGAAGACCACATCACCAAAGAGGTTCTGTGTAAGACCCAATTCAGGCATAATTAGCCCAAAGTCAGCATGCGAGTTCACAG TTACTATGCAAGGTCTAAGGTCACCTCCATCTGAGGTGGAGTGCAAGGATAAATTCCTGATACAGAGCACGGTTGTTGATGCTGCGACAAAAGAAGAAGACGTGACTCTTGAATTG TTCTCTAAAAGAAGTGGTAAGTATGTTGAAGAGAAGAAGCTCAGGGTTGTTCTAGTTGGTAAGGAAGATTCTTCATCAGAGGAACATCGAAACGAAGTATCGGGGAAAGAACCATCGAATAAATCTTCGGTTAAAGAAGAGAATGTGGTGAAGAACGAAAAGCGGGGTAAAGAACAATCTAATGAATCTTCAGTTAAAGAAGAGAATGCGATGAAAAAGGAAAAGCTCGGTAAAGAACAATCTAGTGAATCTTCGATTAAAGAAGAGAATGCGGTGAAAAACGAAAAGCTTGGTAAAGAACAACAGAATGAACCTTCAGTTAAAAAAGAGAGTGCGGTGAAAACGAAAGCGTTGGGGAAAGAACCATCTAATGAGTCTTCAGTTAAAGAAGAGAATGTGGTGAAAACGAAAGCGTTAGGGAAAGAACCATCTAATGAATCTTCAACTAAAGAAGAGAATGCGGTGAAAAAGGACGAAAATGCCCTCCAACCGCATACA CAAAATGAAGACAGCAGGGAAGTCAAAGATGGTTTGACTACAAAGAACCTGAAGGCATCTGGTGATCTTGACGGGAATGAAGAGAATCTTTccaaaaatttaaaatctgaCCCTGTAAAAGTTGTGAAAGAGGATCCAGAAAGGAAGTTGAGGTTGTGTAATCAACTCAAGGAGTTAAAACTGAAGGAAACTGCATTAGAAAATCAACTGAAAGAG GCCAAATCCACAATATCTAGCTTAACCTGTCAGAACAGCATTATGATTGAAGCAAAAGAGTCACTTAAGCTAGAATTG GCTAGGAGAAGTAAGAAAGGTTACCCATTTGCATTTGTTTGCATTGTGTCACTCATCGGTTTGATAAGCGGATACATCTCAGATCCTTGA
- the LOC110923372 gene encoding trihelix transcription factor ASR3 produces MDHDGGSSLHTRSKAAPDWTVEESLILVNEVTAIEADCRDTLSSFQKWKIIVENCNALGVNRNLNHCRRKWDSLLSDYKKIKQSGSKKASFNSELFKGIERYVREFECGGYDTEADTDTDTDAPPVFVLQSDLLNQRSKMTAPQKHIAEVKSKPTRSLKSEKNDIEECSSEHQVDHHTHRLNESKRFVEVSKLDHEHNMGEKLRENAEMIEAIVNNGNGANDLTRINGDKISICLDNLAAALDELCRLQTDSVV; encoded by the exons ATGGACCACGATGGCGGCAGCAGCCTCCACACTCGATCTAAAGCAGCACCGGATTGGACCGTAGAGGAATCCCTAATTCTAGTCAACGAGGTTACCGCCATTGAAGCTGATTGTCGCGACACACTATCCTCTTTCCAGAAATGGAAGATCATAGTGGAGAATTGCAATGCATTGGGCGTCAATCGCAACCTCAACCACTGCCGGAGAAAATGGGACTCGTTGCTCTCCGATTACAAAAAAATTAAACAGTCCGGTTCCAAGAAAGCCAGCTTCAATTCTGAATTGTTCAAAGGGATCGAACGCTACGTTAGGGAATTCGAGTGCGGTGGTTATGACACTGAGGCGGATACTGATACCGATACCGATGCACCGCCTGTTTTTGTTCTACAATCCG ATCTATTGAATCAAAGGTCCAAGATGACAGCACCTCAGAAACATATAGCAGAAGTGAAATCAAAGCCAACAAGAAGTCTGAAAAGTGAGAAGAATGATATTGAGGAATGCAGTTCAGAGCACCAAGTGGATCATCACACACATAGGTTAAATGAAAGTAAAAGGTTTGTTGAAGTTAGTAAGTTGGATCATGAACATAACATGGGTGAGAAACTGAGGGAAAATGCGGAAATGATCGAAGCTATAGTTAACAATGGCAATGGAGCAAATGATTTAACTAGGATCAATGGTGATAAGATTAGTATTTGTCTCGATAATCTAGCAGCCGCCCTTGATGAGCTTTGCAGATTGCAAACTGATTCAGTAGTGTAG
- the LOC110925596 gene encoding receptor-like cytosolic serine/threonine-protein kinase RBK2 — protein sequence MAEEETKKSVVFAVGNNKIIFSDPSVPISAEELGSLDKDEDHHDEDEIDPKPSSPKDTGRSSSPESSCSPSYKPRDMDPDSVSDPNPHQWHGFLRKIKRGSTSTLHGFHPTLHSIKRLTRRRSRKIAETIPALPHDLDAELHCFEASWTNFSLAELKHATNNFSRENLIGEGGYSEVYKGHLPDGQFIAVKRLIRGTPEEMTSDFLSELGILVHVKHPNISHVIGYGVEGGMHLVLPLSQHGSLASLLSGQKGKLEWGTRYNIAIGTASGLSYLHEACQRRIIHRDIKAANILLSEDFEPKISDFGLAKWLPDQWLNLTVSQFEGTFGYIFEQY from the exons ATGGCTGaagaagaaacaaagaaaagTGTTGTTTTCGCAGTTGGGAATAACAAAATTATTTTCTCCGATCCATCGGTTCCCATTTCTGCCGAAG AACTTGGGTCGTTAGACAAAGATGAAGACCATCACGACGAGGATGAAATTGATCCTAAACCATCTTCACCTAAAGACACCGGTAGATCATCTTCACCCGAAAGTTCATGCTCACCATCTTACAAACCGAGAGATATGGATCCTGATTCTGTTTCCGACCCAAATCCCCATCAATGGCATGGGTTTTTAAGAAAAATCAAAAGGGGGTCCACTTCAACCTTACACGGATTCCATCCCACCCTCCATTCCATCAAAAGGCTGACTAGGCGAAGAAGCAGGAAAATAGCCGAAACCATACCCGCACTACCTCACGATTTAGACGCCGAATTGCATTGTTTTGAAGCATCATGGACAAATTTCTCACTTGCAGAACTCAAACATGCAACCAACAACTTTAGCCGTG AAAACTTAATCGGAGAAGGAGGGTATTCCGAAGTTTACAAGGGTCATTTACCGGATGGGCAATTTATCGCGGTTAAACGATTAATCAGGGGTACACCCGAAGAAATGACTTCAGATTTTTTATCGGAACTGGGAATTCTCGTTCACGTCAAACATCCGAATATTTCTCATGTTATTGGCTACGGAGTTGAAGGTGGCATGCATCTTGTGCTTCCTTTGTCTCAACATGGGAGCCTAGCGTCCCTTCTTAGTG GTCAGAAAGGAAAGTTAGAATGGGGAACGCGATATAATATTGCCATAGGCACTGCTTCAGGTCTTTCTTATCTTCATGAAGCTTGTCAAAGGAGAATTATTCATAGGGATATCAAGGCGGCTAATATTTTGCTTTCAGAAGATTTTGAACCCAAG ATTTCCGATTTTGGGTTGGCAAAATGGCTTCCAGATCAATGGTTGAACCTCACTGTATCTCAATTTGAAGGGACATTCGGGTATATATTTGAACAATATTAA
- the LOC110925938 gene encoding vesicle-associated protein 1-2, which produces MGAKLLEINATAITFICEVKKQSTSSVHLSNISDEYVAFKVKTTSPKRFCVRPNSGIISPKSACEFTVTMQGLRSPPSEVECKDKFLIQSTVVDAATKEEDVTLELFSKRSGKYVEEKKLRVVLVGKEDSSSEEHRNEVSGKEPSNKSSVKEENVVKNEKRGKEQSNESSVKEENAMKKEKLGKEQSSESSIKEENAVKNEKLGKEQQNEPSVKKESAVKTKALGKEPSNESSVKEENVVKTKASGKEPSNESSTKEENAVKKDENALQPHTQTEDSREVKDGLTTKNLKASGDLDGNEENLSKNLKSDPVKVVKEDPERKLRLCNQLKELKLKETALENQLKEAKSTISSLTCQNSIMIEAKESLKLELARRSKKGYPFAFVCIVSLIGLISGYISDP; this is translated from the exons ATGGGTGCAAAATTATTGGAAATTAATGCTACAGCAATCACGTTCATAT GTGAGGTGAAGAAACAAAGTACATCTTCAGTTCACCTCTCTAATATATCTGATGAATATGTTGCTTTTAAG GTGAAGACCACATCACCAAAGAGGTTCTGTGTAAGACCCAATTCAGGCATAATTAGCCCAAAGTCAGCATGCGAGTTCACAG TTACTATGCAAGGTCTAAGGTCACCTCCATCTGAGGTGGAGTGCAAGGATAAATTCCTGATACAGAGCACGGTTGTTGATGCTGCGACAAAAGAAGAAGACGTGACTCTTGAATTG TTCTCTAAAAGAAGTGGTAAGTATGTTGAAGAGAAGAAGCTCAGGGTTGTTCTAGTTGGTAAGGAAGATTCTTCATCAGAGGAACATCGAAACGAAGTGTCGGGGAAAGAGCCATCGAATAAATCTTCAGTTAAAGAAGAGAATGTGGTGAAGAACGAAAAGCGGGGTAAAGAACAATCTAATGAATCTTCAGTTAAAGAAGAGAATGCGATGAAAAAGGAAAAGCTCGGTAAAGAACAATCTAGTGAATCTTCGATTAAAGAAGAGAATGCGGTGAAAAACGAAAAGCTTGGTAAAGAACAACAGAATGAACCTTCCGTTAAAAAGGAGAGTGCGGTGAAAACGAAAGCGTTGGGGAAAGAACCATCTAATGAGTCTTCAGTTAAAGAAGAGAATGTGGTGAAAACGAAAGCGTCAGGGAAAGAACCATCTAATGAATCTTCAACTAAAGAAGAGAATGCGGTGAAAAAGGACGAAAATGCCCTCCAACCGCATACA CAAACTGAAGACAGCAGGGAAGTCAAAGATGGTTTGACTACAAAGAACCTGAAGGCATCTGGTGATCTTGACGGGAATGAAGAGAATCTTTCCAAGAATTTGAAATCTGACCCTGTAAAAGTTGTGAAAGAGGATCCAGAAAGGAAGTTGAGGTTGTGTAATCAACTCAAGGAGTTAAAACTGAAGGAAACTGCATTAGAAAATCAACTGAAAGAG GCCAAATCCACAATATCTAGCTTAACCTGTCAGAACAGCATTATGATTGAAGCAAAAGAGTCACTTAAGCTAGAATTG GCTAGGAGAAGTAAGAAAGGTTACCCATTTGCATTTGTTTGCATTGTGTCACTCATCGGTTTGATAAGCGGATACATCTCAGATCCTTGA
- the LOC110925735 gene encoding trihelix transcription factor GTL1-like — MDHDGGSSLHTRSKAAPDWTVEESLILVNEVTAIEADCRDTLSSFQKWKIIVENCNALGVNRNLNHCRRKWDSLLSDYKKIKQSGSKKASFNSELFKGIERYVRDFEGGGYDTEADTDTDAPPAFVLQSDLLNQRSKMTAPQKHIVEVKSKPTRSLKSENNDIEECSSEHQVDHHTHRLNESKRFVEVSKLDHEHNMGEKLRENAEMIEAIVNNGNGANDLTRINGDKISICLDNLAAALDELCRLQTDSVV, encoded by the exons ATGGACCACGACGGCGGCAGCAGCCTCCACACTCGATCTAAAGCAGCACCGGATTGGACCGTAGAGGAATCCCTAATTCTAGTCAACGAGGTTACCGCCATTGAAGCTGATTGTCGCGACACACTATCCTCTTTCCAGAAATGGAAGATCATAGTGGAGAATTGCAATGCATTGGGCGTCAATCGGAACCTCAACCACTGCCGGAGAAAATGGGACTCGTTGCTGTCCGATTACAAAAAAATCAAACAGTCAGGTTCCAAGAAAGCCAGCTTCAATTCTGAATTGTTCAAAGGGATCGAACGCTACGTTAGGGACTTCGAGGGTGGTGGTTATGACACTGAGGCGGATACTGATACCGATGCACCGCCTGCTTTTGTTCTACAATCTG ATCTATTGAATCAAAGGTCCAAGATGACAGCACCTCAGAAACATATAGTAGAAGTGAAATCAAAGCCAACAAGAAGTCTGAAAAGTGAGAACAATGATATTGAGGAATGCAGTTCAGAGCACCAAGTGGATCATCACACACATAGGTTAAATGAAAGTAAAAGGTTTGTTGAAGTTAGTAAGTTGGATCATGAACATAACATGGGTGAGAAACTGAGGGAAAATGCGGAAATGATCGAAGCTATAGTTAACAATGGCAATGGAGCAAATGATTTAACTAGGATCAATGGTGATAAGATTAGTATTTGTCTCGATAATCTAGCAGCCGCCCTTGACGAGCTTTGCAGATTGCAAACTGATTCAGTAGTGTAG
- the LOC110922988 gene encoding uncharacterized protein LOC110922988, translated as MAFLSSMKLPLMPVISLNSSRNPKPTHCTSLQLQAITADAGIECEPCEGRGWLLCDFCKGQKTNVKSETNRIYRRCPSCRAVGYVLCPKCKVFKCVTFPDQSDVESSR; from the exons ATGGCATTTTTGAGTAGTATGAAGCTGCCATTGATGCCTGTTATCTCTTTGAATTCTAGCAGGAATCCAAAGCCTACCCATTGCACATCTCTTCAATTACAG GCTATAACAGCAGATGCTGGGATTGAATGTGAGCCTTGTGAAGGAAGAGGATGGTTGCTTTGTGATTTCTGTAAAGGTCAAAAGACAAATGTAAAATCTGAAACAAATCGGATCTATCGTAGATGCCCATCTTGCAGAGCG GTTGGGTATGTGTTGTGTCCCAAGTGCAAGGTATTCAAATGTGTTACTTTTCCTGACCAAAGTGATGTGGAAAGCTCAAGATGA